TACCCCATCCAGCCATCCATGCCTCCGTCACTAGCCAGTAAGTGCTGCGGgggctccctcctcccccctgaGGTCCTGTTTGTCCCCTGTCCCGTCCCACCCACCTGCAGACCCCTCCCCAACCCCCAAACCTGGGTTTAAACCCACCCAAGAGCCCCACAGAGAGTGGGATCCCTCTGTGtgtgttccccccccccatccctttCCACCCTTGAGAGGGACCCCACGCTTTGGCCACCCCATGGGAAAACCTCAGTGCTGGGAGGCACGGAATAGGGAAGGGATGTGGTGAGGACAGCGGGGCGGGGGCTCACCTGGGCTCATGGATGtccccaccctgcctgccccctccccaggttACGAGCCCCTGGCTCCGCTCCCGCCAGCCGCCTCGGCCGTGCCGGTCTGGCAGGACCGCACCATCGCCTCCGCCAAGCTGCGGCTCCTCGAGTATTCCGCCTTCATGGAAGTGCCGCGGGACGCCGAAACGGTAACggtcccctccctgtccccgCTGCCTGGCTGGGATGGGGCCCGTCGTGATGCTTGGTGGTACCTTGCcttcctggagagagtccagaggaggccgtggagatgatgggagggctggagcagctctggagccaggctgggagagttggggtgttcagcctggagaagagaaggctccagggagaccttagagcaccttccagtgcctgaaggggctccaggaaagctggggaggggcttgggacaagggcataTACCaagggatgagggggatggatgaaaagtggaagagggagattgaggttggacatgaggaggaaattcttggctgtgagggtggtgagaccctggcccaggttgcccagggaagctgtggctgccccatccctggcagtgttgaagggcaggttggatggggcttggagcagcctgggctggtgggaggtgcccctgcccatgcagggggttggaactgggtaatatttaaggtcacttccagcccgtaaaccattccatgattctatgactcacCTGACCTCTCGTGTTAATGTCCCCTCCCCGGTCCTTACAGTACAGCAAACACCTCTTTGTGCACATCGGCCAGACGAACCCCTCGTACAGTGACCCCCTGCTGGAGGCCGTGGACATCCGCCAGATCTACGACAAGTTCCCCGAGAAGAAAGGTGGCCTCAAGGAGCTCTATGAGCGTGGGCCCCAGAACTCCTTCTTCCTCGTCAAATTTTGGGTACGAtgctgggaagggggaggatggggagggTTGTCCTCGAGCCATGGGCTTGTTGCAGGTTACATACCCCACCAGGAGAGCAGGAGCATCCTGAGCAGCTCCATAAGCTGGTGTCCCCTGTCTCCATTGAGAGCTGGGTATGATGGCACCTAATGGGACCATCTCCCTGCTCTCATCCAGGCGGATCTGAACAGCACGATCCAGGACGGGCCGGGCACTTTCTACGGTGTCAGCAGCCAGTACAGCAGTGCAGAGAACATGACCATCACGGTCTCCACCAAGGTGTGCTCCTTTGGGAAGCAGGTCGTGGAGAAAGTGGAGGTGAGTCCCACACCCCGCTACATCGGGAAGGGGTGGGAATTGGGATGGGGaaagccccagagctggacGTATGATGTGGATGGAGAAGAGAGAACATCTCAACCATGTCCCAGCTGGCCACCACACCCCCGTGGCCGTGTCCCTGGGGTGTTTTGTCCCCCGTGGGGTGGCTGCTCACTCGCTGTGCCTCGCAGACAGAGTACGCGCGGCTGGAGAACGGCCGGTTCGTCTACCGCATCCACCGCTCCCCCATGTGCGAGTACATGATCAACTTCATCCACAAACTCAAGCACCTCCCGGAGAAGTACATGATGAACAGTGTCCTGGAGAATTTCACCATCCTGCAGGTAGCTCCCTTTCTTTCCCAGGGAACGTCCCACATGGCCTGTG
The Apus apus isolate bApuApu2 chromosome 23, bApuApu2.pri.cur, whole genome shotgun sequence DNA segment above includes these coding regions:
- the TEAD3 gene encoding transcriptional enhancer factor TEF-5 isoform X2 codes for the protein MDKSLDNDAEGVWSPDIEQSFQEALAIYPPCGRRKIILSDEGKMYGRNELIARYIKLRTGKTRTRKQVSSHLQVLARRKSREIQSKLKAMNLDQVSKDKALQSMASMSSAQIVSASVLQNKLSPPPPLPQAVFSAAPRFWSGPIPGQPGPSQDIKPFAQPAYPIQPSMPPSLASYEPLAPLPPAASAVPVWQDRTIASAKLRLLEYSAFMEVPRDAETYSKHLFVHIGQTNPSYSDPLLEAVDIRQIYDKFPEKKGGLKELYERGPQNSFFLVKFWADLNSTIQDGPGTFYGVSSQYSSAENMTITVSTKVCSFGKQVVEKVETEYARLENGRFVYRIHRSPMCEYMINFIHKLKHLPEKYMMNSVLENFTILQVVTNRDTQETLLCIAFVFEVSTSEHGAQHHVYKLVKD